Genomic DNA from Triticum dicoccoides isolate Atlit2015 ecotype Zavitan chromosome 4B, WEW_v2.0, whole genome shotgun sequence:
agaacaccctgagggagagtctttttgggacttttagttgtaacatggtcttttagtccATGTTTAATCCCAAAAACCAAACAGAtagagactttttagggactagcgaCTATTTAGTTAGGACTAATAAAAATCCTagaacttatgaaccaaacagggccttaattCTCCTCTTCGTTGGCTTTGCTCGTAGGCTACACCGCCTTTTCTTCGTTAGCTTTGCTCGTAGGCTACACCGCCTTTTCTGAAAAGAATGGACTGACACTTTTCCCTATGTTACTGTAGATCATGAGCCCAACCCCCAAGAATTAAAAAAACACTTCTGTTCAAACCTGTCTTGGTAAAATATGTGTTTTGTGCACGCTAGGTAAAATATGTGTATTGAGTAGAACAAAACAAAGATAAAAAAGAACCTTTCAAGCAGCTAATTCTGGTGGCACAATTTAATCCTTTTTTCTTCAAAATGGGGGAGAACACGGTAGTTTATGACGTATTATCTGTTGGTTCGGGTCATGTGTGGTTGCGCTCGGAATCCGACAATTACTTGTGCTAACTCGAAAAATTATAGGAGCTTCAACATTTTGGATAGACATGTATCGCTTTTTAAAACGAATGTTGATACAGAAGTGCatctagaaaaaaaactatttttaaacGCATATCCATCAGATAGGCAAGaacttggttttcttttcttttcttcttgaaCAACTATCATAGACTAGTGAAATTGGTTGGAACTGTAACAGCTCATAATGAACATTTTATTCTACAGTGATGTCAATGTCTACCACTGGAAAGCACTACTGTTCATTTCAAAGAAGGAAAAAAGATTCATTTGACACAAGAATACAGTCAATTTCTATATAACATAGGGAAAGTTAGAAAAAATGTAGAACTCATGTGAGGTCGTAGGGGCCAAATCAGATGCGAATAAAATATCATGAGCTGACCTAGTCAAATGGAGACAACAGTTGTGTGGACCATAGCTCTACGCAATTTTTTCGCTGAAGACCACGTTCGAGCAAACTCAATTAAAATTGATTTCTCCCATTTTAAGAGGACTAGGTGGTAAACTCAACTAAGTTTGCATCAAGTTGCAAACCCAACATGCTATTGGAGCTAACGTATATTTTCAGATTGAGAAACGCAATCTACATCGCACATTCGACCACTTGATTGACCAGAAAGCATGGAAAGCAACAATATCAATGGTTGGAGTAGAACCTTTAGATATTATTACGAAACACTTGTCCTCTACATTCCTGGTCTTCACTACCCTACGATTAGGTGCGCTGCACGGAAGTGCAACATTCTACTCCGGATACACGCTGAATCAACAAGGTGATAAACGGGCAAGGGATCTTGCCATCTTTACAGCACTCGGAGAATCTCACAGTTTTTGCTACTGCCTTCCACTAATCCTAGTGATTGATTGGCGTGAGAGGACTTCTAGGAGCACGTGTCGTTTGATCCGAGTAGCTTTTTCCTTTGTCCACTTCATCCAGCTTGTTCTTTGATTTGAATTTCGCCACAAGATCTGGCACCGAGGCTTTCAATTCTTCAATTGATTCGAAGCTATATGCACCGGCCAGTAGCTCCTGTGGGCGATGACGAACTGGACTGTTAACCTGTTGAGAGAACATTGGCAACCAAATATGTCACGTGATATAGTAATGATAGAAAGGTGGTTTGCATTGAATAATCGCATTTCTTGTCTAAAATATAATTTGTTCCCAATCTTATGCGGAAGTGTTAACATGTCCATAAGGTGCATACATTCGCATTGTTCAGTTGCTAGTTTTGTCAGGAATGTAGTTCTTTCAACAATTTACTGCAATATACTAAAAAAAAGTCCATCTGTTTAGCTGAACTAGACCAACAAATAGCTATTTtgtgttttcaaacattaaaaaagTCATTCTCGGTTTACAGCATCCGTACAACTTGTTTCTCAGttctaatttaaatatgatgcaaatGTCAATGCATATAGCTTACCGAGTAATCTTTTTCCATAAAGTTACTTGTAAAGGTTCTTATAGACTCTGTGCCCTGATTGTGTTTTTCAGTCAGCAATCCCAAATGATTCGAGAAGGAGGTGGATAGAGTTTCCATTCTCTTTCTAGTTTCATGATCCAGTAAGTGAGAATCTGGAAAAAAGAAAGTGGATAACATAAGGAAAAGAACATATTTCGAGTGAAAAATATATTATAGTCCAAGTAGATATGTTACTCTCTGAAGCAGTCAAAATATCAGATGTAATGGCATGGAATCCTGCATCATTGTGTGAAGAACGAAGTTGAATCTCCTGGATAATACTTTCATTTTCATTTCTTCCCTCTCTGCATGCAAGAAATTCATTAGAAAAACTGGGAAGGACCTACATTACAAGGTTCGTCACGGTAGGTCGAGTTTCTGAAAATGACAACAACTTACTGTATAAAATCATTAGCTTCCACAACTGAGCTCTTATTTAGATGTTCTAAACATGACTGCATATGTGACCAGTAAGAAACAGAATGGTGGCTTCCCTTCAAGCTGCAACGAAACAACGCTTCTTCAGCATAAATAAATCTTGGAACCAGAAGGGCTTCAAGGGTGAATGAGTAATTTAAATTGCACATAATTTTAGCTAGGCAAGTAAGATTGGTACCACTGCTGCAAGACGTCTCCCATTTTATCTTTGGTATTAGCATGCGATGACATATCCTCCAGGAATTGGTTCTTTAGCTTCTCAGCACAGGATGCAGCCTCTTTTTTGCCATTATCTGAAACTTGTTGTAGGCTGGACATTTCCAACGCCAGGTGTTCCTGCTCCTCACTATACTTATCATTCAGTTGTCCAACATATTCTGAAACCTGCTAAAAGGGAGAACAGTTATTGCCTAAGTCATAAAAGGAGGCTTTTTTTTGCAATTAAACAATAGATAAGTTGACCATTGTCCTTTTCCTGGCAGTCAAGCCAGCTAAAATTCCAGCAATCTTGTCAACAGCAGCTTGCTCTTCTCTAATAGCAACTTCCTATTGAAAGGAAGGATGTGATCAGCGAGTTTGTCTATAAATGAACTGTGTATATGTAGCACCGTAGTTCAAAACCAACCAACCTCAAAACCCTTCTCAAATTCAGCAAGACGAGAGGAGCATCCTCTTTGACTTTGCTCCATAAGTTTCATGAGCCTAGACGCATGTGTACTAATATCATTAAAAAAATCTATTGACGTCTTCGACATGGCTTGTGCTGAGGTAAGACTCTTTTGCAATCCCTACCAGACAAGTTTCAGAATGAGTTGCAGAATCTGGCATAATGTGTGAAATAGAGGTAGATGATAACAAAAGCAAGGGTCGAGGAGACATACTAATTCTTGTTGTTCAGCAGAAAATGCTAATAGCTCCTTGAGTTCAGAAGTAGATCTCAAAACCTCAGTTAATACTTGTTCAGTCTCTGAAACCATCACTGCTATAAACTGTTAATAAGATAGGCCATGATTAGGTTTTTGTAAAGTGGCTCACTACTTTGAATCAGATAGCAACTACTCAAAAAATGAAAGTTCTATTATTGCATACATTGTCAACAGCTATTGCTTGTGAAGATATATTCAGTTTCATCTGCTCAGAGTCGGTGATGGACCGCTGCCGCAGAGTATTGACAAGCTCGTTCATGCATTGCACACCAGAGGTATACATATCTTTGGCCTTTGCGGTTCTTCTCTTCAAATGGTTAGCTGACTGGACACAGTTGCGTGATGCAGATAATTAGTACATTGTGATAATCATGGTAATCTTGAACAGTTAACAAAGTAAGTATTTTAATAGTAGTACCTCAGATTTAGCTGAAAAATATGAATTCATTTGTCCAGTCATGGACTCCATAAATTGGTGCTGCTCACGAATCGACCCAACAACTGTGTTATGAAGAAGTCCAAGACTCTGATCGATTTGAGACCGAAAATTGAATAGCAACCCTTTATTTTCAACTTCAGTTTTCGATTGCCTTCCTATTTATATTTGCCAAAAAAAATACCAACGACGGTCAGTGCAAGAAAGCAGCAACTTGTAGAGGGAGGGGGGTTCTAGCTGTTTACCTAGTTTATTCTGAAGATGAGCAATATCTCCAGATGCAGTTTCGACAGTGCCACACAGAACCTTTGCACATTCAAGGATTACATTCTCTATACATTGTGATGAATTAGTTCCAAACATAAGAACACTTGATCCAACTAACATATTAACTTAAGATCAAGAAATATTTACTGGCATGGAGTAAATTTGAGATTATGAAGTCCTTTTCCTTCAGAGAGATGTTAGCTCCAGAATGAGCTTCCTGAAGATCCAGAAATTCCCTCTTGCCAGTTTCAATCCTCACCTAAATATGAAGATACTTAGATGCTAAGCTTTTGCGTTCTAAGTAGATATAAAAGCCAAAGAACTAGAAGGTTTTGCGTACTAAAAAATGTtatccagattgcagtacctttaaCTCTTTATTCTGACCTTCCAAATTCAACCTGTGCTCCTGCTCTGCTATGTACAAACTTCTGTATTTTTCGAGCTCCTGCCAGACCACCAAAGGTACAAGTCAATTCAACCGTGAACTATATACTGATTAATATATTAATATATCAAAACTTTAATTAGATAAAAACTATACTTTGCTCTGCTTCTCCATGCTAAGCTCCATATGTTCCACCTTTTCCCTCATTGTCTGCAACATATAATAAAAAATACTAAGGTAACACTCAATATCTTGCACAGAGGTTCCATAAATGCATATTTAGAACAATCTGAAGTCTTGTTTATACCTTTTTCTCTGCCTCCTCAAGATCAAACCTTTCCTGGGGGATATAAATTCCATTCTTTTCCCTTGCGGCTTTTACATCTGATAATATACTTGTGAGATCCTATATGATAATGCGAGGAATAGGAATAACTAGAGGATTGAAGAAAACCTTGTTTCATTTTTTCCATTTGTTGATAGAGATCCTTAAGCATAGGAGATTTGCGAACTTTTTGGTTTACCTACAGCAATAGTTAAACTTAGTGACAAGGATATCAACTAAATCGGAGCAGCAAAAATGAATAGAAGTAGGAAACTAGCACCTCTGGTTTGTTTCTTATGCTTTTAGCACGATAAGCATAATCAAGTGTAACTAGAGTTTCTTCCAGGCAGTGGACAGATGGAGTTACTGTTGCTATGATGCAAGTTTTGGCTTTTCCACCTAAGGATTCCCTAAGCAACCTGGTGAGCTTACTGTCCCTGGTAAAGTATCAAAATGAATATGTATTACTGCTATGCATAATGAATAAATTATGCGTAATCTTCCTGATTTATTATGAGAAACGGCAGGTACTACCTGTATGGTACATGAACTGAATCTTCAACAAGTGCAGTGATGACACGACCCAGTGTTAGTAAGCTCTTATTCAGCTCTCCAGCTTCTCTTGCTCTAACCTACCAGCATGCCACAAATCATGACTTCAAGATGGATTGACATGTAATAAGAATTAACATCCTAAGTTAGCATCACAATAAGATTTAAATGTGTGTAGTAATATCCAGTTATGACAACAGAAAACACATCAAAACATTCGTTGTCACTTTACCAAGAACAAGTGCTCTTTTTTTGCTGAGAAGAAATTGCTTTGGAGATAAGATGGTTATGTATAAGGCCTACAACATACCTAACTGAAAAGCCTTCTTCGAAACAACTATTCAAATGGGACAGCAGGATATACAATTTATCATCTTCCAGTGTGTACTTTACCAGTTCAACCAAGTGAAAATATGGACGATTAACCCATGCGTCCCAATAGGATGGGGTATGACAAACAGTTGATATAATCACTTATTAGTTGGTAATGGTAAGTACCTCTTTTGCACCTGATCGAGCTATACTCTCTGATCCTGCCAGGTCTACAAGGTTCAACCTCCCATATTTCATGAGTTCCTGATTCCCTGTTGTTGTTACTTTGACATGGATATATATAGAAAAGACAGAATGTGAACGGCTGCAAGTACAGGATACACAATGATCAGTATTCAACACGTCCACTACTGGAACCCAAAAAAAGAAGTGAAATGGTCATTGACCTGCTTTGCATATTCAGTGCAGTGTCGGCAGTGCGTCTCCTAGTTGATCCATGTTGTAACAGACTATATATCTCACCAGGACTGTAGACAACAATTTCTTCAAGGCCTCTTATGACAGACCCACCTTTGCCATCTTCCATAAGAGATATAGTAGGCCTTTTGTGTCTATCTTCAGGGAATCTACTTTGGTCCTCTGAAGCCAACAGATCTGTTATTTCTTCGTTATAGAGCTCCAAGAAGGTTACCTTCATGCTATAGACAGCCTTCTGTGCTTTCAAAATGTCAAAAATATGGCGCACTGCTCTTGGCATGACACCAGCACTAGCTGGCAGTTCACCTACCTAAAAAGGCAGATGAAGCAAATTGTTCAGTTGCTGCATGTAACTTCTAAGCCGATGTCCAAATATTTTAGTACCTGCTGCATCATCTCTCCCTCCATAGTATAAGTTTTCCCGGTTCCAGTTTGTCCAAAGGCAAAGACAGTACAATTGTAGCCTTCAAGGACATCATCGACAATTGGTGCAACAGCATGATCATATATTGCCCTCTGCTGAGATTTTGGGCCAAATACCTGGTATAAAATAACAACTGTACATAAATGAAAAACCATGTGAATCTACGTCAATCATGTAGGGGTGTTTttcgaaaaggaatgtcaaacctcCAGGCCTCTGCATCCTCACATGCACACAACCATCATTTAAATAAAGAAGATGCAAAGCAACAGGGCCAAATCATCAACACATAAACAGAGTACATGAAGTATACAACAATGGAATAACCATGTAGGAGTATTTAGCACTTGTATAATCATCATGTTACAGATTTGTGAGACACAAGATTTTAATCGTTTAAAATTAGTGATAACCGAATGACGAAAACTATTTAAAATCCATAGACCATAAGCAGCAAGCACAGGGATCAATAGTAACTTTACCTTGTCAAAGGTGAATGTTTTGTCTGCTTGCTTGAATAGACTGTTCAGAACTGTGACCTCCCTCTTGGTGTCGTTGCAGGAGACGGCACTCTGGACATTCGCTTTCTGCTCCTCCACGCTTAGCGGTCTAACCATGCACCAGTCATAAAAACGAATCAGAGACACCGTGGAGATGTGCAACTGACTCCTAGTCTTTAACAACATGAACTAGCACCAGCAGCAATTTGCCCAAAATTTCCGTTGTCACTACACAGTTGACAATCAGAGATAAAAGCTAGAATTCCCACTGACTACGCCACGATTCGCCTTAGTCCTAGGCTGCTACTTGGAGCATCACAGCATGGCTTACAAAGATTTTGCTCGGTGGGGCCAAAGCGAGAGCACCTCACCTGCATCGGAGCACGACCTGCACGTTCGCCTCGCGGTCCCTGTCATTGCCGCCGTTGATGCTGCAGGCGCCTACGCCGCTGCGGCGCACGGAGCTGTGCGAGCCCGCTTCCGCCCACCGCAGCTCCCGGCGCTCGGGTCGCGGCGTGAGGAAGGGGGTCGGCGGGCCCACCCACGACCACCGGCTGGGGTTCGGGGTATGCGCCATCCCGGCGACGCCACCTAAAGCGACCCCGGAGCTTGGATTTGGAGGCGGATTGGGGCGAAATCCGCGTGGTTTCTGTTGGATTCGGCTCCGCGATTTGGGAGAAgggcgagaggaagaggaggacGCCTTTTTCGCGTGTTTTGAAATTTTGAATGAACACAGCGATGGGGTCTCGGGGAGTGGGGAGTGGGTGTGAATGGGGGAGGCATTGGGATAGTGGGCCTTAAACGCGTGGGCAACGGCCCACTGCGCAGAGCGAGATTGATGTCACTTTCTTCTTGCAATCAAAGCCGGAAAACCCTATTCGCCGCTCGCTGCGGCGAAGTGTCGGGGATTCGCACAGGGCAAGCATGCTTGGGACAGGAGATGGGCCGCCCCAGTTCGAGCTGTACACAGTACGCCCAAATCTGAACCCAGTTTTTTCCTGTGTATTCTGTttttttcgttttccttttcctttcttcttcttctttttctgtttctctttttctttttcctttgttttctagttttattttttattttttcttcttctttttggtttttagttatttctgtttcttttttcttttttcgatttttctgtttgttttctttctttggttttttatttcttttttcctttccttttttttatcaAAAGAATTTCAAAATATTCAAAACAAAATCGTGTTTCCATAAAATGTTGAGGTTTCAAAAGAAGTTCTCAAGATTCAAACATTGTTATTGttacacaaatagttgaaaagttttgAAATGCAGAAATGTACCGGATTTCGATTGTTTGTTCCCTTTTCCATAAAatattcgcgcttccaaatttgttcgggattttaCAAAGTAGttttccatttcaaaatttgttctcaagattaaaaaaatgttcgtgctttaaaaaattgttcgcacttccaaatttgttcgggatttttaAAAATTATTCTCTGTTATAAAATTAGTTCTCAAgattaaaaaatgttcgtgctttaaaaaattgttcgcactcccaaatttgttctcaagattcaaaaaatgttcgtgcttacaaatttgttctccgtttcaaaatttgttctcaagattcaaaaaatgttcgttctTTAAAATTTGTTCTCCGTTTCAGAAAATGTTTGAAACATTTCAAAAAAAGTTTGGCATTTAAAAAAACATGTTTACAAATTTGTTCTTGTTTCTCGAAAATCTTCTGAAATTTTCAAAAACTGCATGTAATATTA
This window encodes:
- the LOC119290789 gene encoding kinesin-like protein KIN-5B produces the protein MAHTPNPSRWSWVGPPTPFLTPRPERRELRWAEAGSHSSVRRSGVGACSINGGNDRDREANVQVVLRCRPLSVEEQKANVQSAVSCNDTKREVTVLNSLFKQADKTFTFDKVFGPKSQQRAIYDHAVAPIVDDVLEGYNCTVFAFGQTGTGKTYTMEGEMMQQVGELPASAGVMPRAVRHIFDILKAQKAVYSMKVTFLELYNEEITDLLASEDQSRFPEDRHKRPTISLMEDGKGGSVIRGLEEIVVYSPGEIYSLLQHGSTRRRTADTALNMQSSRSHSVFSIYIHVKVTTTGNQELMKYGRLNLVDLAGSESIARSGAKEVRAREAGELNKSLLTLGRVITALVEDSVHVPYRDSKLTRLLRESLGGKAKTCIIATVTPSVHCLEETLVTLDYAYRAKSIRNKPEVNQKVRKSPMLKDLYQQMEKMKQDVKAAREKNGIYIPQERFDLEEAEKKTMREKVEHMELSMEKQSKELEKYRSLYIAEQEHRLNLEGQNKELKVRIETGKREFLDLQEAHSGANISLKEKDFIISNLLHAKNVILECAKVLCGTVETASGDIAHLQNKLGRQSKTEVENKGLLFNFRSQIDQSLGLLHNTVVGSIREQHQFMESMTGQMNSYFSAKSESANHLKRRTAKAKDMYTSGVQCMNELVNTLRQRSITDSEQMKLNISSQAIAVDNFIAVMVSETEQVLTEVLRSTSELKELLAFSAEQQELGLQKSLTSAQAMSKTSIDFFNDISTHASRLMKLMEQSQRGCSSRLAEFEKGFEEVAIREEQAAVDKIAGILAGLTARKRTMVSEYVGQLNDKYSEEQEHLALEMSSLQQVSDNGKKEAASCAEKLKNQFLEDMSSHANTKDKMGDVLQQCLKGSHHSVSYWSHMQSCLEHLNKSSVVEANDFIQEGRNENESIIQEIQLRSSHNDAGFHAITSDILTASENSHLLDHETRKRMETLSTSFSNHLGLLTEKHNQGTESIRTFTSNFMEKDYSVNSPVRHRPQELLAGAYSFESIEELKASVPDLVAKFKSKNKLDEVDKGKSYSDQTTRAPRSPLTPINH